Proteins found in one Thermaerobacter subterraneus DSM 13965 genomic segment:
- a CDS encoding flagellar hook-basal body protein, with protein MLRGLYTAASGMLARVLQQERLAGDLANVNTPGYKASRNVTEAFPELLLSRLDGTGAPVVGPLGTGTVVAEPGADMRPGPWVTTGRPQDLALEGDGFFVVMGPGGPAYTRAGNFTVGSQGYLQAPDGSPVLDTTGQPLLVGSAQFTVRPDGQVVVGDAVLGTIARVTFANPAGLRRVGDNLWQATAESGPAVPAATPVRQGVLEQSNVDPVQVVVAMLANFRAFEAAQRAVQAQDQTLGLAIQEVGRVT; from the coding sequence GTGCTGCGAGGTCTTTACACCGCGGCCAGCGGCATGCTGGCCCGGGTGCTCCAGCAGGAGCGCCTGGCGGGCGACCTGGCCAACGTCAACACGCCCGGGTACAAAGCGAGCCGCAACGTGACCGAGGCATTTCCCGAGCTCCTGCTGTCGCGGCTCGACGGGACGGGAGCCCCGGTGGTGGGGCCCCTGGGCACGGGTACGGTAGTGGCCGAACCGGGCGCCGACATGCGGCCCGGACCCTGGGTCACCACCGGGCGACCGCAGGACCTGGCCCTGGAGGGGGACGGCTTTTTCGTGGTGATGGGCCCCGGCGGCCCGGCCTACACCCGGGCCGGCAACTTCACCGTGGGGTCCCAGGGGTACCTCCAGGCACCCGACGGCTCGCCCGTCCTGGACACCACGGGCCAGCCGCTGCTGGTGGGTAGCGCCCAGTTCACCGTCCGGCCCGACGGCCAGGTGGTGGTGGGGGACGCGGTCCTGGGCACCATCGCCCGGGTCACCTTCGCCAACCCCGCCGGCCTGCGGCGGGTGGGCGACAACCTGTGGCAGGCAACGGCCGAGTCCGGTCCCGCCGTACCGGCGGCCACGCCCGTGCGCCAGGGGGTGTTGGAGCAGTCCAACGTCGACCCGGTGCAGGTGGTGGTCGCCATGCTGGCCAACTTCCGCGCCTTCGAGGCCGCCCAGCGGGCCGTCCAGGCCCAGGATCAGACGCTGGGGCTGGCCATCCAGGAAGTGGGGCGGGTCACATGA
- a CDS encoding rod shape-determining protein, with amino-acid sequence MVGFVRDLGVDLGTVNTLVFVEGRGIVLNEPSVVAIDRETGRVLAVGSEAHRMLGRTPGHIVAARPLRGGVIADFTATATLLKMLLQRAMPRRLGVRPRMVVCVPSGVTTVERRAVIEAGYEAGARKVYLLEEPVAAALGAGLNIHEPGGHMVVDVGGGTTDIAVLSLGGVVVAGSARVGGDTFDEAIVRHVKRRYNVLIGERTAEQAKIAIGRAEPPEGDGEQFEVRGRDLVTGLPRTLHLTAAEVQQALDEPVSALITALRSTLERVPPELAADILHRGLVLTGGGSLLRDLDRRIARATGLPVVKPEQPLLTVALGTGVALSMLDRLDGVLIAG; translated from the coding sequence ATGGTCGGGTTCGTCCGGGACCTGGGGGTCGACCTGGGAACGGTCAACACTCTGGTCTTCGTCGAAGGCCGGGGCATCGTGCTCAACGAGCCTTCCGTCGTCGCTATCGATCGGGAAACCGGGCGGGTGCTGGCCGTGGGGTCGGAGGCCCACCGCATGCTGGGCCGCACCCCGGGCCACATCGTGGCCGCCCGGCCCCTGCGGGGCGGGGTGATCGCCGACTTCACCGCCACCGCCACCCTGCTCAAGATGCTGCTCCAGCGGGCCATGCCCCGACGCCTGGGGGTCCGGCCGCGGATGGTGGTGTGCGTCCCCTCGGGGGTGACCACCGTGGAGCGGCGGGCGGTCATCGAGGCCGGCTACGAGGCGGGGGCCCGCAAGGTCTACCTCCTGGAAGAACCGGTCGCCGCCGCCCTGGGGGCCGGCCTCAACATCCACGAGCCCGGCGGCCACATGGTGGTCGACGTGGGCGGCGGCACCACGGACATTGCGGTCCTGTCCCTGGGCGGGGTGGTGGTGGCCGGTTCGGCCCGGGTGGGCGGCGACACCTTCGACGAGGCCATCGTGCGCCATGTCAAGCGCCGGTACAACGTGCTGATCGGGGAGCGGACCGCCGAGCAGGCCAAGATCGCCATCGGCCGGGCCGAGCCGCCGGAGGGGGATGGGGAGCAGTTCGAGGTTCGCGGCCGCGACCTGGTGACCGGACTGCCCCGCACCCTGCACCTGACGGCCGCCGAGGTGCAACAGGCCCTGGACGAACCCGTCTCGGCCCTCATCACGGCCCTGCGCAGCACCCTGGAGCGGGTTCCTCCCGAGCTGGCGGCCGACATCCTGCACCGCGGCCTGGTGCTGACGGGAGGCGGCTCCCTGCTGCGTGACCTGGACCGGCGCATCGCCCGGGCCACGGGCCTGCCCGTGGTGAAGCCGGAACAGCCGCTGCTGACCGTGGCGCTGGGTACCGGCGTCGCCCTCAGCATGCTGGACCGCCTGGACGGCGTGCTCATCGCCGGCTGA
- the spoIIID gene encoding sporulation transcriptional regulator SpoIIID, with protein MKDYIWKRVVEVSTYIARTRSTVREAAKVFGVSKSTVHKDVTERLPKIDSQLAAKVHQVLETNKAERHLRGGEATRLKYLQEQRGQETRQTPSEPPVGA; from the coding sequence GTGAAGGACTACATCTGGAAGCGCGTGGTGGAGGTGAGCACGTACATCGCTCGCACCCGTTCCACCGTGCGCGAGGCAGCCAAGGTGTTCGGTGTCTCCAAGAGCACCGTCCACAAGGACGTCACCGAGCGCCTGCCCAAGATCGACAGCCAGCTGGCGGCCAAGGTCCACCAGGTCCTGGAGACCAACAAAGCGGAGCGCCACCTGCGGGGCGGCGAGGCCACCCGCCTCAAGTACCTGCAGGAACAACGGGGCCAGGAAACCAGGCAAACCCCTTCGGAGCCCCCCGTCGGGGCCTGA
- a CDS encoding M23 family metallopeptidase has product MQETPQSGQSRLAGRLAGWMARMRGRPALRSLVGFAVLVAVFIGSYLYFQGWPGLSGPETASLDEQTPLETGADQGVAPSTATPEPMTGQAGAGTEAGTPAQPRDNVPTREVTGETTPAFIWPVASGKTAMGFGWQYSETMGDWRWHPGVDLAVEEGAQVVAAADGRVVAVHRDPDRGLTVTIEHDGGYRTVYASLAEATVEAGQQVRRGQAIGKAGQSARIEASAGTHVHFEIWRGDEAVDPQTLIG; this is encoded by the coding sequence ATGCAGGAGACCCCGCAAAGCGGGCAGAGCCGCCTGGCGGGCCGGCTGGCCGGCTGGATGGCCAGGATGCGCGGGCGGCCGGCGCTGCGGTCGCTGGTGGGTTTCGCCGTGCTGGTGGCCGTCTTCATCGGGTCTTATCTGTACTTCCAGGGCTGGCCGGGGTTGAGCGGGCCCGAGACCGCTTCCCTGGATGAGCAGACCCCCTTGGAGACGGGTGCCGACCAGGGCGTGGCACCCAGCACGGCGACCCCGGAACCCATGACCGGCCAGGCCGGGGCCGGCACGGAGGCGGGGACACCGGCGCAACCCCGGGACAACGTGCCCACCCGGGAAGTCACGGGCGAGACGACTCCGGCCTTCATCTGGCCCGTCGCCAGCGGCAAGACGGCCATGGGCTTCGGCTGGCAGTACTCCGAGACCATGGGTGACTGGCGCTGGCACCCCGGCGTCGACCTGGCGGTCGAGGAGGGCGCCCAGGTGGTGGCCGCCGCCGACGGGCGGGTGGTCGCGGTCCACCGCGACCCCGATCGCGGCCTGACGGTGACCATCGAGCACGACGGCGGGTACCGCACGGTCTACGCCAGCCTGGCCGAGGCGACGGTGGAAGCCGGACAGCAGGTGCGGCGCGGCCAGGCCATCGGCAAGGCGGGCCAGTCGGCCCGGATCGAGGCGTCCGCCGGCACCCACGTCCACTTCGAGATCTGGCGTGGCGACGAGGCCGTCGACCCGCAGACCCTGATCGGCTAG
- the spoIID gene encoding stage II sporulation protein D → MPVRPAWRRPVAGWFLLALVLTVLLPFLVVLTRGLRIETPQAPAVPLDPGQLPVRVWIPGQDGVQTLPLEVYLTGVVAAEMPASFHIEALKAQAVAARTYTVRQMQVFGGPGCREQAEADVCGDPQTGQAWQPLEARRRDWGLLNGWRFARKIQQAVQETAGLILVYQGAPIDAVYHSTSGGRTEDAAAVWGNQVPYLRPVDSPWETASPHWRSTRTMTLQEFARRLEVDPKVVRDLPGDQCFARVESSPGGRVGRATVGEKAFTGPQLRQRLELPSTWWTCRRQGEQLTFTIRGWGHGVGMSQYGADGMARQGRTYQEILRHYYPGTSLRPIFSE, encoded by the coding sequence TTGCCTGTTCGGCCGGCGTGGCGCCGCCCCGTAGCCGGCTGGTTCCTCCTGGCGCTGGTGCTGACGGTGCTGCTGCCTTTTCTCGTGGTGCTGACCCGGGGCCTGCGTATCGAGACGCCTCAGGCTCCGGCCGTGCCCCTGGACCCCGGCCAGCTGCCGGTGCGGGTGTGGATTCCGGGACAGGATGGCGTGCAAACCCTGCCCCTGGAGGTCTACCTGACGGGCGTGGTGGCCGCCGAGATGCCCGCTTCCTTCCACATCGAAGCCCTCAAGGCGCAGGCGGTGGCGGCCCGCACGTACACCGTGCGGCAGATGCAGGTCTTCGGGGGGCCGGGTTGCCGGGAACAGGCGGAGGCGGACGTCTGCGGCGACCCGCAGACGGGACAGGCCTGGCAGCCCCTGGAGGCCCGGCGCCGGGACTGGGGGCTGTTGAACGGGTGGCGCTTCGCCCGGAAGATCCAGCAGGCGGTGCAGGAGACGGCCGGCCTGATCCTGGTCTACCAGGGGGCGCCCATCGACGCGGTCTACCACTCCACCTCCGGCGGGCGCACCGAGGACGCTGCCGCCGTCTGGGGCAACCAGGTGCCTTACCTGCGGCCCGTGGACTCCCCGTGGGAGACGGCCTCACCCCACTGGCGCAGCACCCGGACCATGACCCTGCAGGAGTTCGCCCGCCGCCTGGAGGTGGACCCCAAGGTCGTGCGGGACCTGCCGGGGGACCAGTGCTTTGCGCGGGTCGAATCCTCGCCGGGGGGGCGCGTGGGCCGGGCCACCGTGGGCGAGAAGGCCTTCACCGGTCCCCAGCTCCGCCAGCGGCTGGAGCTGCCCTCCACCTGGTGGACGTGCCGCCGGCAGGGGGAGCAGCTGACCTTCACCATCCGGGGCTGGGGCCACGGGGTGGGGATGTCCCAGTACGGTGCCGACGGAATGGCCCGCCAGGGGCGCACCTACCAGGAGATCCTCCGGCATTACTACCCCGGGACCAGCCTGCGGCCCATCTTCAGCGAGTAG